A single genomic interval of Spirochaetota bacterium harbors:
- a CDS encoding GGDEF domain-containing protein → MKVFVSNPNYYTSPLVSETDDKTIMELYKIVFGSKDQIREIHSLRKRTKDHKFFQKLIFLLTGINFEEDIAENIWEEIERYYKDMVSLLGRSIHISAVVVDYMFRVKNYMKNPSVVDLVLTEKIKNSAIQDFVTGLYKGSLFENFIHVELNRSKRHGHDFSILLMQVDGLENVYISGNVSVATKLLVEISIIIRQVKRAEDIPFKLSTGKFGIILPQTDKKGAVLFAKRLLNEINTSILSTSGLIFGLSVSIGIQSFPQDGDTAETILSNSAKALYKSKVSGHNKIVYEI, encoded by the coding sequence ATGAAGGTTTTTGTGAGTAATCCCAACTATTACACTTCACCACTAGTCTCCGAAACAGATGATAAAACAATTATGGAACTATACAAGATCGTTTTTGGTTCTAAGGATCAAATCAGAGAAATCCATAGCCTAAGAAAAAGAACCAAAGATCATAAGTTTTTTCAGAAGTTGATTTTTTTACTTACAGGCATCAATTTTGAGGAAGATATAGCTGAGAATATATGGGAAGAGATAGAAAGATACTACAAGGACATGGTATCGTTGCTAGGTAGGAGTATTCACATTAGTGCTGTTGTAGTAGATTATATGTTTAGGGTCAAGAACTATATGAAAAATCCGTCTGTTGTTGACCTCGTTCTGACAGAGAAGATAAAGAACAGTGCTATTCAAGATTTTGTTACGGGTCTTTACAAGGGATCGTTGTTTGAAAACTTCATACATGTAGAACTTAATAGATCGAAAAGACATGGCCATGATTTTTCTATACTTCTTATGCAAGTAGATGGTCTTGAGAATGTGTATATATCTGGTAACGTTTCAGTAGCTACAAAGCTGCTTGTAGAGATTAGCATAATAATAAGACAAGTAAAGCGTGCTGAAGATATACCTTTTAAGCTTAGCACGGGTAAATTTGGTATTATTCTTCCACAGACAGATAAAAAAGGTGCAGTACTGTTTGCAAAAAGATTACTAAATGAAATTAACACATCTATTCTCTCTACATCTGGTCTGATATTCGGACTATCTGTGAGTATTGGTATTCAATCCTTTCCTCAAGATGGTGATACTGCTGAAACGATCTTGTCAAACTCTGCAAAAGCACTATACAAGTCAAAAGTATCGGGGCATAACAAAATTGTATATGAAATTTAA
- a CDS encoding YggS family pyridoxal phosphate-dependent enzyme — protein MSWVRIPASPEMKPHQRYLSLLEELEKLKALNGITYDIEVVVVTKYAQESQIVDLLENAPVKHIGENRVQEADRKFSYLSNLNLLKGVKKHMLGPIQSNKIPKIVKLFDFVQSVEDLSELEALVKRNFSGEVLVEVKTSYENTKHGIEVDRVEDFFSILVEKGISPSGLMTIAPFTDDESEISKSFSTLRELKEKIERSFGLVLKYLSMGMTNDYKIAIKEGSNMLRIGSLIFNR, from the coding sequence GTGTCCTGGGTTCGAATCCCAGCATCGCCAGAGATGAAACCCCACCAAAGATACCTCTCTCTGCTTGAGGAGTTGGAAAAGTTAAAAGCACTCAACGGGATAACCTATGATATTGAGGTAGTTGTTGTTACAAAATACGCACAGGAAAGTCAGATTGTAGACCTTCTAGAAAATGCTCCAGTTAAGCATATAGGAGAGAATAGAGTTCAAGAAGCTGATAGAAAGTTTTCGTATCTTTCTAATTTGAACCTTCTTAAAGGAGTTAAAAAGCATATGTTAGGTCCTATTCAGAGTAATAAAATCCCGAAGATCGTTAAACTTTTTGATTTTGTTCAATCTGTTGAGGATTTATCTGAACTAGAAGCGTTAGTTAAGCGTAATTTTTCAGGAGAGGTATTGGTAGAAGTTAAGACAAGTTATGAGAATACGAAACATGGTATAGAAGTTGATAGAGTAGAGGATTTCTTTAGTATCTTAGTAGAAAAAGGTATAAGTCCTTCTGGACTCATGACGATAGCTCCTTTTACTGATGATGAGTCAGAAATAAGTAAGTCCTTTTCAACACTAAGAGAGTTGAAGGAAAAGATAGAAAGAAGCTTTGGATTAGTATTAAAATACCTATCAATGGGTATGACAAATGACTACAAGATTGCTATCAAGGAAGGGAGTAATATGTTGAGAATAGGTAGTTTAATTTTCAATAGATAA
- a CDS encoding 1-deoxy-D-xylulose-5-phosphate reductoisomerase — protein sequence MVRNIAVFGSTGSIGRKVLEVVRLFPNRFSVKMLGARRNVAELYKQVKEFNTRYVYIDELGEIDNFRFNGAEIFTGVEGVRKICSIDEIDTILVAVDGYFGIYPTIEGIMNGKTVLTANKESIFIWGYEIMESAKNNNTIVIPLDSEHNTIFNLISKIGMQSINKFIITASGGPFLKKPLEELEKTTFQNAMEHPNWKMGKIVTLNSATMFNKVLEFFEAHIFFQIPFDKIEIVIHPESRIHSMAVLIDGTTWSIYYRPDMIFPIANAMFYPDIPPLIERSIPFETPVDISLNFLKPDLSKFPVLSLIKYLDNSKIQNRVILNTSNEVCIYLFERGIIKFNQIPLILEKCLKEFKTDFKFEISDKLVEEMNNVRKSIEEFILSKLV from the coding sequence ATGGTTAGGAACATAGCAGTTTTCGGATCAACAGGCTCAATAGGTAGAAAGGTTCTGGAAGTTGTAAGGTTATTCCCCAACAGATTTTCTGTGAAGATGCTAGGTGCTAGAAGAAATGTAGCAGAACTCTATAAGCAGGTTAAGGAGTTTAATACCAGATATGTGTATATTGATGAACTCGGTGAGATAGATAATTTCAGATTTAATGGAGCCGAGATTTTTACAGGTGTTGAAGGGGTTAGAAAGATTTGTAGCATTGATGAGATAGATACTATTTTGGTTGCTGTTGATGGGTATTTCGGTATCTACCCTACGATTGAAGGAATAATGAATGGCAAAACTGTTCTTACTGCCAACAAGGAAAGTATATTTATATGGGGCTACGAAATAATGGAGTCTGCTAAGAATAATAACACTATCGTGATACCTCTTGATAGTGAGCACAATACGATATTTAATCTCATTTCAAAGATAGGTATGCAGAGTATAAACAAGTTCATAATAACAGCTTCTGGAGGACCTTTCTTAAAGAAACCCCTAGAGGAACTTGAGAAAACAACATTCCAGAACGCTATGGAACATCCCAACTGGAAGATGGGTAAGATAGTTACGCTAAATAGTGCCACTATGTTTAATAAAGTTTTAGAATTCTTTGAAGCACACATATTCTTTCAAATACCTTTTGACAAAATTGAAATTGTCATACATCCAGAGTCTAGGATACATAGTATGGCAGTTCTCATAGATGGAACTACTTGGAGTATATACTATAGACCTGATATGATATTCCCCATAGCAAATGCTATGTTTTATCCTGACATTCCTCCACTTATTGAGCGAAGTATTCCTTTTGAGACTCCAGTAGATATTTCTCTAAACTTCTTGAAACCAGACTTATCTAAATTTCCAGTATTATCTCTCATTAAGTATTTGGATAATTCAAAAATTCAAAATCGTGTTATACTCAATACTTCAAACGAAGTGTGTATCTATCTTTTTGAGAGGGGTATAATAAAGTTCAACCAAATACCGCTAATACTAGAGAAATGTCTTAAAGAATTCAAAACTGACTTCAAATTTGAAATTTCAGATAAGCTTGTTGAGGAGATGAATAATGTTAGAAAAAGCATAGAAGAATTTATCCTGAGCAAGTTAGTTTAA
- the msrA gene encoding peptide-methionine (S)-S-oxide reductase MsrA encodes MPRELATFAGGCFWCIEDAFRDILGVENVVSGYSGGWVEYPTYEQVCDGRTGHREAVQVVFDNEIVSYEELLGVFWTNINPTDSEGQFADKGEQYRAAIYYHSEEQKELAIRTRKLIEDSGIFKKPIVTEILPFKNFYPAEDYHQRFSRSNPIRYCVYKYFSGRETFIKRHWEYARLFKKPPIKLNPKYLKKDISKLNNEEYMVTQECWTETPFRNKYWDNKKEGIYVDVVSGEPLFASIHKFDSGTGWPSFYKPLEEDNITYHIDTTHNMVRVEVRSKHGNSHLGHVFDDGPYPTGLRYCINSASLRFIPLEDLEKEGYGEYKKLFQK; translated from the coding sequence ATGCCGAGAGAATTAGCAACATTTGCTGGAGGATGCTTCTGGTGTATTGAAGATGCGTTTAGGGATATTCTTGGTGTTGAGAATGTTGTCTCTGGATACTCTGGTGGATGGGTGGAATACCCAACATACGAACAAGTCTGCGATGGTAGAACGGGACACCGTGAGGCAGTTCAGGTAGTCTTTGATAATGAGATTGTTTCATACGAAGAACTTTTAGGGGTTTTCTGGACTAACATAAACCCTACTGATAGTGAAGGACAGTTTGCTGACAAAGGTGAACAATATAGAGCTGCAATATACTATCATTCAGAAGAGCAAAAGGAACTAGCTATCAGGACAAGAAAGTTAATAGAAGATTCAGGCATATTTAAAAAACCTATTGTTACTGAAATACTACCTTTTAAAAATTTCTATCCTGCTGAGGATTACCATCAAAGGTTTTCAAGAAGTAATCCAATAAGATATTGCGTCTATAAGTACTTTTCTGGTAGAGAAACTTTTATTAAAAGACACTGGGAATATGCAAGATTATTCAAAAAGCCCCCTATCAAATTAAACCCAAAGTATCTCAAGAAAGATATATCCAAGTTGAACAACGAAGAGTATATGGTTACACAGGAATGTTGGACAGAAACTCCGTTTAGAAATAAGTATTGGGATAATAAGAAAGAAGGGATATATGTTGATGTAGTTTCTGGTGAGCCTCTTTTTGCTTCTATACACAAGTTTGATTCAGGGACAGGATGGCCAAGTTTCTATAAGCCACTTGAGGAAGACAATATAACATATCATATTGATACTACTCACAATATGGTGAGAGTTGAAGTTAGGAGTAAGCACGGTAACTCACACCTAGGTCATGTTTTTGATGATGGACCCTATCCAACGGGGCTTAGATATTGTATAAACTCTGCTTCTTTAAGGTTCATACCATTAGAGGATCTTGAAAAGGAAGGCTATGGTGAGTATAAGAAATTATTCCAAAAGTAG
- the purF gene encoding amidophosphoribosyltransferase: MIGLKEKCGIAGVYGRIEGVVEKLFNIMNALQHRGQEGAGVAFHHESGFQRIVTQGLVRDLFQKEEIKQLEKSDAIIGHIRYSTTGSDDISNLQPFVSKTIDGKTIALAHNGNITNALEIRNKLMKEGHTFLTTTDSEVMLHHIVKEYNKTLDIIYSVESAMRLFEGSFSILLLFEDIIIAFRDKYGFRPLVFGKIDGSWFFASEDSALKTIDIFDFDEVLPGEIVVVGDRGLYREKVIENSNLSQCIFELVYFAKPSSNIFSESVYNFRYNCGRKLAMYDKDEEFDGVVPIPDSGLISGIGYSDEKNIPIVMGLIRSHFTGRSFIQPSQSKRDGMVKTKFFVPTEVVKNKKIVLIDDSIVRGTTMRTIVELLRKNGAREVHLRIASPPVKFPCYFGIDFPSPTELIANQKNIIEIKDYLNVDSIKYLNYEDMISIVKNKNNFCSACFTGAYKQSVSSSLGKYIFEVRR, encoded by the coding sequence ATGATTGGATTGAAAGAGAAATGTGGTATAGCTGGAGTATACGGAAGGATAGAAGGAGTAGTTGAGAAACTGTTCAATATTATGAATGCTTTACAACATAGAGGACAGGAGGGGGCTGGGGTAGCGTTTCATCACGAGAGTGGTTTTCAGAGGATTGTAACACAGGGGCTTGTAAGAGACCTTTTCCAAAAAGAAGAGATTAAGCAACTAGAAAAATCTGATGCTATTATAGGACACATAAGATACTCAACAACGGGATCAGATGATATTTCAAACTTGCAACCGTTCGTTTCAAAAACTATTGATGGAAAAACTATTGCTTTGGCACACAACGGCAATATTACCAACGCTCTAGAGATAAGAAATAAACTTATGAAGGAAGGACATACCTTTCTGACTACTACTGACAGTGAGGTTATGCTTCATCACATAGTTAAGGAATATAACAAGACACTTGATATTATTTATTCGGTTGAGAGCGCAATGAGATTGTTTGAAGGATCCTTCTCAATACTTTTACTTTTTGAGGATATTATAATAGCGTTCAGGGATAAGTATGGTTTTAGGCCTTTAGTGTTTGGTAAAATTGATGGTTCTTGGTTCTTTGCGTCTGAAGATAGTGCTTTGAAAACGATAGATATATTTGATTTTGATGAAGTGTTGCCTGGTGAAATTGTGGTTGTTGGTGACAGGGGATTGTATAGGGAAAAAGTTATAGAAAATTCAAATCTATCACAATGTATATTTGAACTCGTTTATTTTGCTAAGCCTTCAAGTAATATTTTCAGCGAAAGTGTCTATAACTTCAGATACAACTGTGGTAGAAAGTTAGCAATGTATGACAAAGATGAGGAGTTTGATGGTGTTGTTCCTATACCGGACTCTGGGTTGATTTCTGGTATTGGATACTCAGACGAGAAGAATATCCCTATAGTTATGGGGCTTATAAGGAGTCACTTCACGGGAAGATCTTTTATACAACCTAGCCAAAGTAAGAGGGATGGAATGGTCAAGACTAAATTTTTTGTCCCTACAGAGGTTGTTAAGAACAAAAAAATCGTTCTTATTGATGACTCTATCGTAAGAGGAACTACTATGAGAACAATAGTTGAACTACTCAGAAAAAACGGTGCTAGAGAAGTACATCTCAGAATTGCATCGCCCCCAGTTAAATTCCCTTGTTACTTCGGAATAGACTTCCCATCCCCTACCGAACTTATAGCAAATCAGAAAAACATAATTGAAATAAAAGATTACCTTAATGTTGATAGTATTAAGTATCTAAATTACGAAGATATGATAAGTATAGTTAAGAATAAGAATAACTTTTGTAGTGCTTGTTTTACTGGTGCTTATAAACAATCAGTTTCTTCTTCTCTAGGAAAGTATATCTTTGAGGTAAGGAGGTAG
- a CDS encoding asparagine synthetase B — MMRGVFVVIITFITLFLSSHSFSNYILIPMDFKQTDHLKPYGIVYNTLSYGIEAFWVLNYRGGSFVIPYNDFSLNLIKNSKVLYQVITPSAWKSITDLTNTENINIIRLTKAPKIGLYRLKIELPYDDAVEIALKYANIPYTEITDEDILDDKLKTLEIDWLHFDHEDFTGQFGKFWFGYSREPWYIRMNEYLLSMARRKGFKSVADMKKAVAYKIRMYINDGGFLFGMCAGTDTLDIALASMNTDIVPELFDGTPVDPDYTSKLDFSQTLAFKDFSLITDPYVYEYSDIDYPNFKINQFEHPEYFYLREFSARYDPVSTMLVQNHTLEVKEFLGQTTSFNKSKLKENIVILGEYQDTKLLGYAKYIRGEYGKGAFCFLGGHDPEDFAHYIGDPPTDISLSPNSPGYRLILNNVLFPASEKKKRKT, encoded by the coding sequence CTGATGAGAGGAGTATTTGTTGTTATAATAACATTTATAACACTTTTCTTATCCTCACATTCTTTCTCAAACTACATCCTTATTCCGATGGATTTTAAGCAGACAGATCACCTCAAGCCTTATGGTATCGTGTATAACACTCTGTCTTATGGTATTGAAGCATTCTGGGTTTTAAATTATCGTGGTGGCAGTTTTGTTATACCATACAACGATTTTTCACTCAACCTGATAAAAAACAGTAAAGTTTTATACCAAGTTATAACTCCAAGTGCTTGGAAGAGTATAACAGACCTTACGAATACTGAAAACATCAATATTATAAGGCTCACTAAAGCACCAAAGATTGGTCTTTACAGGCTCAAGATAGAATTGCCTTACGATGATGCTGTTGAGATAGCGTTGAAATACGCAAACATACCATATACAGAGATAACAGATGAGGATATACTAGATGACAAGCTTAAGACGCTTGAGATAGATTGGCTGCACTTTGACCATGAAGATTTCACAGGACAATTTGGAAAGTTTTGGTTCGGGTACAGTAGAGAACCTTGGTATATTAGGATGAATGAGTATCTTCTGTCAATGGCTAGGAGGAAGGGATTTAAAAGTGTTGCTGATATGAAGAAGGCGGTTGCTTACAAAATAAGGATGTATATAAACGATGGTGGCTTTTTGTTTGGAATGTGTGCTGGAACAGATACACTGGATATAGCACTAGCAAGTATGAATACGGATATAGTTCCAGAATTATTTGATGGAACACCTGTTGATCCAGACTATACTTCAAAACTAGATTTCTCACAAACCCTTGCGTTCAAGGATTTTTCACTAATAACAGACCCGTATGTGTATGAATATTCAGATATAGACTACCCGAACTTTAAGATAAATCAGTTTGAACATCCTGAATACTTTTATCTAAGAGAGTTTTCAGCAAGATATGATCCTGTTAGCACTATGCTGGTTCAGAACCATACACTAGAGGTTAAGGAGTTTCTAGGACAAACGACCTCTTTCAATAAGTCAAAACTCAAAGAAAACATTGTGATACTAGGTGAGTATCAAGATACCAAACTACTAGGGTATGCAAAGTATATAAGAGGTGAGTATGGTAAAGGTGCTTTCTGTTTTTTAGGGGGACATGACCCCGAAGATTTCGCACACTACATAGGCGACCCACCAACGGATATATCACTTTCACCTAATTCGCCGGGATATAGACTGATACTCAATAATGTCTTGTTTCCCGCTTCAGAAAAGAAAAAGCGAAAAACTTAA
- the rsmA gene encoding 16S rRNA (adenine(1518)-N(6)/adenine(1519)-N(6))-dimethyltransferase RsmA — protein sequence MDIYSRNGLRHILKKYNLFLTSSRGQNYLIDKSIAETISEFVLSNVDYNVKVIEVGSGIGSLTVPLARRFNNVISIEIDRGVFACLNDVIDYYQLGSRVNTVNADFLKIKPSDLVGEGEEAVFVSNLPYSLGGEIIRVVTYEYNIKDLFVMVQKEFFERLIAREGEKNYSFLSVVSQLNYSFIRKVFDVSRNFFFPVPSVDSVFIHLRKKENIVDKRIVDLIKKLFSSRRKNILNSICLSTGLDKHIIVDMINSVELDIKSRVENLNPTAILELVRMIISYTR from the coding sequence ATGGATATATATTCTCGTAATGGATTAAGGCATATTCTCAAAAAGTATAATCTTTTCCTAACATCATCAAGAGGTCAGAATTATTTGATTGATAAAAGTATAGCCGAGACAATATCAGAATTCGTCTTGTCAAATGTAGATTACAACGTAAAGGTTATAGAAGTTGGTAGTGGTATTGGAAGTCTAACAGTTCCACTAGCAAGAAGGTTCAATAATGTAATCTCAATTGAGATAGATAGAGGTGTTTTTGCTTGTCTAAATGATGTTATTGACTACTACCAGTTAGGAAGTAGGGTGAATACGGTTAATGCAGACTTTTTGAAGATCAAACCTAGTGATTTAGTGGGAGAGGGTGAAGAGGCAGTTTTCGTATCAAATCTGCCTTATAGTTTGGGTGGTGAGATAATCAGGGTGGTAACATACGAATATAATATTAAGGATTTGTTTGTTATGGTTCAGAAGGAGTTTTTTGAAAGACTCATTGCAAGAGAAGGTGAGAAGAATTATTCCTTTTTATCAGTAGTATCCCAATTAAATTATAGTTTTATCAGAAAAGTATTTGATGTTAGTAGAAACTTCTTCTTTCCTGTGCCTTCTGTTGACTCTGTTTTTATACATCTTAGGAAGAAAGAAAATATAGTTGACAAGAGAATAGTTGATTTGATAAAAAAACTATTTTCTAGTAGAAGAAAGAATATATTAAACTCTATTTGTCTATCAACAGGTTTGGATAAACACATAATAGTAGATATGATTAACAGTGTGGAACTAGATATAAAATCAAGAGTTGAGAACCTGAATCCTACTGCAATACTTGAATTGGTAAGAATGATCATTTCATACACTAGATAG
- a CDS encoding thioredoxin family protein produces the protein MLDITNTLLAILIVILSVWIVFKFISFLAVSLRARSIKNLKVPLSPRYQKMLNDKDVLVLYFYSPLTEKGRNRMGNVMKIVDEEFGNVIKINMVNDRKEAEKFNVISAPTIVIIDKEGIVREYKTGFIPYPKVKSMIERIANRIVSKN, from the coding sequence ATGCTAGATATAACTAATACTCTTCTGGCAATACTAATTGTGATCTTGTCTGTATGGATTGTTTTTAAGTTCATAAGTTTTCTTGCAGTTAGTTTAAGGGCAAGGAGTATAAAAAACCTCAAAGTTCCTTTATCTCCTAGGTATCAAAAGATGTTGAATGATAAAGATGTTCTAGTTCTATACTTTTACTCTCCCCTAACTGAAAAGGGAAGAAATAGAATGGGTAATGTTATGAAGATAGTAGATGAAGAGTTTGGTAATGTTATAAAAATTAACATGGTAAATGATAGGAAAGAAGCAGAAAAATTTAATGTCATAAGTGCTCCAACGATCGTTATCATAGACAAGGAAGGTATTGTCAGGGAATACAAGACAGGATTTATACCCTATCCTAAAGTCAAATCAATGATTGAGAGGATCGCAAATAGAATAGTTAGTAAAAACTAG
- a CDS encoding PilZ domain-containing protein has protein sequence MENKQQNKIRASRIPVSIEAVYEFRGFKDRCTIIDISETGMRLEVRQILLPGDVIKVTFPIIYDKIPLNIEAWCIVRNSSGNEIGVEYDELSNENKRKLISYVEQLLLRHGKSKYEPY, from the coding sequence ATGGAAAATAAACAGCAAAATAAAATAAGAGCTTCAAGAATACCTGTTAGTATAGAAGCAGTCTATGAGTTTAGGGGGTTTAAGGATAGATGCACAATAATAGACATATCAGAAACAGGTATGAGACTAGAGGTTAGACAGATACTATTACCCGGAGATGTAATAAAAGTTACTTTTCCTATAATTTATGATAAAATACCACTTAACATAGAGGCATGGTGCATAGTTAGAAATAGTAGTGGTAACGAAATAGGTGTTGAATACGATGAGTTATCAAACGAGAACAAAAGAAAACTAATTAGTTATGTTGAGCAATTGCTTCTAAGGCACGGAAAGAGCAAGTATGAACCATATTAA
- a CDS encoding LL-diaminopimelate aminotransferase, whose protein sequence is MNTSLDVRSKLSSNLSKLPKYLFAEIDELKREVIEKGVDVIDLSIGDPDMPTPEPIVEALYEASKNPSNQKYPSYAGMIEFRKAVSEWFYRRFGVEFDPKNEIIALIGSKEGIAHIHWAFLEKGDVSLVPDPGYPVYNSATILAGATPYKMPLKEENKFFPKFEDIPGVVLSKAKMVFINYPNNPTSSTVGYEEFEKAVWFAKKNDIILCSDLAYSEIYEGDNKPISIFNVKGAKDVAIEFHSLSKTFNMTGWRVGFAVGNPEIIKGLLSIKSNVDSGVFNAIQIASIRALQPDMDKYIQQNRDIISRRKKKMISMLRNAGFNVYSSNATFYLWIKNPKSLTSKEVSMLFLKEAGIVVTPGNGFGEYGEGYFRISLTAPDERIDEAVERIKKLNLI, encoded by the coding sequence ATGAATACATCTCTTGATGTAAGAAGCAAGTTATCCAGTAATTTATCTAAACTACCAAAATATCTGTTCGCAGAGATAGACGAACTTAAAAGAGAAGTAATTGAGAAAGGAGTTGATGTAATAGACTTAAGTATAGGAGACCCTGATATGCCTACTCCTGAACCTATAGTTGAAGCACTCTATGAGGCATCAAAAAATCCATCCAACCAGAAATACCCATCTTATGCAGGTATGATTGAGTTTAGAAAAGCAGTATCGGAATGGTTTTATCGTAGGTTCGGTGTTGAGTTTGACCCCAAAAATGAGATAATAGCACTTATCGGTTCAAAGGAAGGCATAGCACATATACACTGGGCATTTCTAGAGAAAGGAGATGTATCTCTTGTTCCAGACCCTGGCTATCCTGTTTATAACTCTGCCACCATACTAGCAGGAGCTACTCCTTACAAGATGCCACTCAAGGAAGAAAATAAATTCTTTCCGAAGTTTGAGGATATACCAGGTGTAGTATTGTCAAAGGCTAAAATGGTCTTCATCAACTATCCAAACAATCCTACATCGTCTACAGTAGGTTACGAAGAGTTTGAAAAAGCTGTGTGGTTTGCAAAAAAGAATGATATAATACTTTGCTCAGACCTAGCATACTCCGAGATATACGAAGGAGACAACAAACCAATAAGCATCTTCAATGTCAAGGGAGCAAAAGATGTCGCTATAGAATTTCACTCTCTATCCAAGACATTCAACATGACGGGATGGAGAGTCGGTTTTGCTGTCGGTAATCCAGAGATAATTAAGGGGCTTCTGTCTATAAAGTCAAATGTTGACTCCGGTGTCTTCAACGCAATCCAGATAGCAAGTATAAGAGCACTCCAACCAGATATGGACAAATATATACAGCAGAACAGAGATATCATATCAAGAAGAAAGAAAAAAATGATTAGCATGTTAAGGAACGCAGGTTTCAATGTTTATTCTTCTAACGCAACATTCTATTTATGGATTAAGAACCCGAAATCTTTAACATCAAAGGAAGTATCAATGCTGTTTTTGAAAGAAGCAGGTATAGTTGTTACTCCAGGGAACGGTTTCGGAGAATACGGTGAAGGATACTTTAGAATTTCACTCACAGCACCAGATGAAAGAATTGACGAAGCAGTAGAGAGAATAAAAAAATTAAACCTTATATGA
- a CDS encoding DUF2103 domain-containing protein translates to MSRYRKKGVKRQHTVLKDFVKFLESFTSDGLAQSIIPGRISTKGSKSSSGENIVELQYETKTGLKLLLKKGTMVQEVFVVASDKDKIKDLFKEGRIII, encoded by the coding sequence ATGTCAAGATATAGGAAGAAAGGTGTAAAAAGACAGCATACTGTTCTAAAAGATTTTGTAAAGTTCTTGGAAAGTTTTACATCCGATGGTCTTGCTCAAAGTATCATTCCTGGTAGAATATCTACGAAGGGTTCTAAATCGTCATCTGGTGAAAACATAGTTGAACTACAATATGAGACTAAGACAGGTTTGAAACTTCTACTCAAGAAAGGTACTATGGTACAGGAAGTTTTCGTTGTGGCTTCAGACAAAGATAAGATAAAAGATCTATTTAAAGAAGGAAGAATTATAATCTAG